One Clavelina lepadiformis chromosome 1, kaClaLepa1.1, whole genome shotgun sequence genomic region harbors:
- the LOC143459715 gene encoding serine/threonine-protein kinase ATR-like isoform X3, whose product MECTEEILKSIVNDYKKIKGSNEQIKSKCQKIRKNLQQIIKQQLADINQISYELKKAKDQSSQTETILNFFYYLLAELPHPVFVPSTEQCNAVPLEQRSAQFHEYYDFLYLLFSRLAQLLSCEQLSAIHDVARKILLLWLQLIKTKNISIYHLVLNNIFDLLSELHVMEQNNFQICNDVAVPTILPLQTFKVENPFIKEIPLLSITSYESMECWQIVCCKLLQELACDITLFLGNKMKCLWDIIFHQVQFGLLSLKAAAFNLIMSLLDHLKLSEQVQSRLVYCCIIPLVKYVVGGSVKTHFIEVGISEDEVKEYDVGVSCFLKHLFKTTMAINSYIPRSNLLLSIGQLSDMLECFLTSVGPVTKWDDTIMAICQYILVSAVDVNVEEQAALSSDFVENCDKFMLLLLQARSKSGQRHTCINLTFCYIVCLRLHHDVLINVNEPTVEVRKVYRSPLARKHHRNASDGKEKNSSKTSDFQVQFYDQIKDFCLNVYKQYENLGQKLKNKAINSKEVFTMLTDSLNDLLDIFQPLVNALIMTKQNKEDVHVLTKLGREVPFKTVFMKLVEVFVVACGDKTKSQEMQEVTSATEVFGKVVKLSKLFVIWFHVLQDELKMPLSQDNISFLEIVSVLLSVLWIEDMPWQDLKLPSGKFLLKSSLLSLTQFLQSCNFSQEEILKDKSKEHKVVLSDCLSGLVYLPSNIAVMWRCSVVVKWALSSNCQGVESNCLNLFSCFCSKLKKHSAGITLISPLLEDISYFLKAKSSSHVSVLNCVVRQILPLSLVLSDDFTVFSKVSFVDENCQSFQIHNGEAKPKQSLDEKYMSFFNNIEKCVYSNLSSIDENDCVFAANMLNGFASVLQHSNKTNQVGMRILNQWFLHFQKFSQADGVKASLIDGDFDDSLWNSQIMMSVEELIISSMADHNTTLLGRIVPLLASMMKYCHTTLRNEDRMFVWCLKQLCKLMTRSSIYVSSNAYIEIKEASKITQQNNILLHQRKMLCATIIESLLAEDTPTRPLLDILVDTAQLFNLFLEDFLSNNLQYLLPPAVVSLPSSSGDKQEELLTMFCQVTNKSRADITMQHFKHIFCHAVVTDSDLTNLFKFLENQTRIKKESLILLNYGSLIQHLVAHISVNHDRVCQALQIIHEIKENEICSLSMSQLIKPHFLSVLTFFNGQLRLPSVTFDDKKQIYESLICLLWLMDKSDVTAVSVKIINTLCLAQQVFANSTCGRICCKGWDTLIKCVEVSSLGSILSQVAVNLIPFLEQYPSDVARSLEYLVIENIGSTRANLSELYFLPEHDALNQVKLCVERELKQKKQQNNFVSCLEQATKQVAHDSVEVRVYALARLRTILQSNQTPLQRHCLAGGGSSELIKCLASTLLTCCRDSNSEVRLLSVKCLGQIGAISPDKLCLSFNSNLAKQTRQVMFDDQDFAFDLLNCLVQSFLVAKPVHQDISAFAVQELLKIYSCRDGSKDNAGRRLWRRFSEQTQAVLEPHLTSRYMLKKPEMNLSTLKRPILHKKQSMTFREWIGTFCAVLMQMVASSCVQEGSKVRGVFEACGAVVRNDVNVALFLLPHTVVEVLKCGEEYTDFIVEEVMAVLESTETLKENKNDPKPTSDVGSLPNDTNTAHEDSKLLIGQSSHLAQLSAQAVFSVMDHVTIWQRQPVPTTGGSLARSKLVKEKDLAAAFLSRIPQRTLALASLRCRAHTRALLHYENYLRQSCGGNCDAASAVFLQRIFVEMDETDGVLGVVNVRGVEPTPETQLKLLESTGALQDAAACYERIIRKNPDDLLHHKGFAKCLIDLGQLSTVVNVIDGTTAQHPNWEHELSSYQMEACWRLGKWEVLEKKIKNMETATKNWNSSIGEAILAIRSSEWQKFDNMLDELYQSQVGPLSAASMESASYQRGYEHILRLHMISDLERFGDGMRDQSEHHSVDDVMSLWQLRLQVVQSTFRAREPMMSLCRVLLPLLSQNLSNEYGRHVGKLWLQSSKLARKCGHVQTAYGALLSAQPYSLPGYCIEHAKWLWKKGESHHALRTLQRGFTEYFSSSSSMSDREEKKTRAKVMLLVAKLMEESSSFDSNTVLRQYKDVVAYMGEWEDAHFYCGQYYDKLMTILMGEKGGVSPKAHHLYYIMHHYGRSLCYGTSHIYESLTKLLTLWLDYGETAARLEKAGRPLSLEDVQRLVDVMKDIRSRLPAYIFYAAFSQLTSRICHQHEPTYNQLKEILVQVIQAFPQRALWSMMAISKSSFKQRAARCQEIFQRVSFIDATLTKLLSDMNKLTNNLLELCNKPVNNIQPLSINTHFKSLKKLVSDSAFSEIILPLQKFMTVTLPQSKSNAMLGSQNSHNPFPESTTHIVGFDDAVEILSSLQRPKKVSVRASDGSSCIFLCKPKDDLRKDARLTEFAAIVNKCLMRDTESGKRNLLIRTYAVVPLNEECGLIEWVNNMQGLRHILLAIYKTKGTYTSGKQLKAMQLPVSETLKKKLDVFRNKLLPRHPAVFHEWFLSTFTDPSSWYNARLAYARSLAVMSMVGYMLGLGDRHGENILFDSNSGEAMHVDFNCLFNKGLTLEVPEIVPFRLTHNLVDAMGPTKYEGFFRRACEVTMNVLREQREPLMSVLKTFIYDPLVEWSKRTRGASGSGSKEILTEKALNCVNNIDKRLRGIVAKNKGLPLSIEGHVHYLIQEATNEEHLCQMYIGWAPFM is encoded by the exons ATGGAGTGCACAGAAGAAATTCTTAAATCGATTGTGAATGACTACAAAAAGATTAAAGG GTCAAATGAACAAATCAAATCAAAGTGTCAAAAAATACGAAAAAATCTTCAGCAGATTATCAAGCAACAGTTAGCTGATATTAATCAAATAAGTTATGAGCTCAAAAAGGCCAAAGACCAATCGTCTCAG ACGGAgacaattttgaattttttttattatcttttGGCTGAGCTACCCCACCCAGTGTTTGTTCCATCCACGGAACAATGCAACGCTGTTCCACTTGAGCAGAGATCTGCTCAGTTCCATGAGTATTATG ATTTCTTGTATCTTCTGTTTTCCCGTTTGGCTCAACTTTTGTCTTGTGAGCAGTTATCTGCTATTCATGATGTAGCCAGAAAAATATTACTGCTTTGGCTTCAGctcataaaaacaaagaatatTTCTATTTATCATTTGGTTCttaacaacatttttgatCTTCTATCAG aACTGCATGTTATggaacaaaataattttcaaatatgtAATGATGTAGCAGTGCCAACTATATTACCTCTTCAAACATTTAAAGTTGAAAACCCATTCATTAAGGAAATTCCGCTGCTAAGCATTACATCTTATGAGTCCATGGAATGTTGGCAAATTGTGTGCTGCAAGTTATTGCAG gAGCTTGCTTGTGATATCACTCTTTTCCTTggtaacaaaatgaaatgtttatgGGACATAATTTTCCACCAAGTTCAGTTTGGTCTTCTTTCTTTGAAAGCGGCCGCATTTAACCTAATTATGTCTTTATTAGACCACTTAAAGCTTTCAGAACAG GTGCAATCCCGACTTGTTTATTGTTGCATCATTCCTCTAGTCAAGTACGTGGTTGGTGGTTCAGTCAAAACTCATTTTATTGAAGTGGGAATATCTGAAGATGAAGTTAAAGAATATGATGTTGGTGTTAGTTGTTTTCTTAAACACCTTTTTAAAACAACCATGGCAATCAACTCATATATTCCCAGATCGAATCTTTTGCTTTCTATTGGACAGTTATCAGATATGCTGGAATGTTTTCTAACGAGTGTTGGCCCTGTCACTAAATGGGATGATACTATAATGGCAATTTGTCAGTATATTCTGGTATCAGCAGTAGATGTTAACGTTGAGGAGCAGGCTGCTCTTTCATCTGATTTTGTGGAAAATTGTGATAAGTTTATGCTTTTACTGTTGCAAGCAAGGTCAAAGAGTGGACAACGCCATACATGtattaatttaacattttgttacATTGTTTGTTTACGCTTGCATCATGATGTTTTAATTAACGTCAATGAACCTACAGTGGAAGTGAGAAAAGTTTATCGATCACCACTTGCTCGAAAACACCATCGCAATGCTTCCGATGGCAAGGAAAAGAACTCCAGCAAAACATCAGATTTTCAAGTTCAGTTTTACGACCAAATCAAAGATTTTTGCTTGAACGTTTACAAGCAATATGAAAATTTGggtcaaaaattaaaaaataaagccATTAACAGTAAGGAAGTATTTACAATGCTGACCGATAGTTTAAATGACTTGCTTGATATATTTCAACCGTTGGTCAATGCTCTGATCATGACTAAACAGAACAAAGAAGATGTTCACGTTTTGACAAAACTGGGCCGCGAAGTTccatttaaaactgttttcatGAAGTTAGTGgaagtttttgttgttgccTGCGGTGATAAAACGAAATCTCAAGAAATGCAGGAAGTCACTTCTGCTACTGAAGTTTTCGGGAAAGTTGTAAAGctgtcaaaattgtttgttatttgGTTTCATGTTTTGCAAGATGAGCTGAAAATGCCATTGTCACAAGACAATATATCGTTTCTGGAAATTGTGTCGGTTTTGCTCTCAGTGCTTTGGATTGAAGACATGCCTTGGCAAGATCTGAAGCTTCCATCTGGAAAGTTTTTACTAAAGTCATCATTGCTTTCTTTGACCCAGTTTTTGCAATCTTGTAACTTTTCTCAAGAGgaaattttaaaagataaaagcAAGGAACACAAAGTTGTCTTGTCAGATTGCCTTTCTGGATTAGTCTACCTTCCTAGTAATATTGCTGTCATGTGGCGATGCTCTGTAGTTGTTAAGTGGGCTTTGTCAAGCAACTGCCAaggtgttgagtcaaattgcTTAAACCTATTTTCATGCTTTTgtagtaaattaaaaaaacattctGCTGGCATTACCCTCATCAGCCCCTTGTTGGAAGACatcagttattttttaaaggCAAAGTCATCAAGTCAtgtttctgttttaaattgtGTTGTAAGACAAATCCTTCCTCTTTCTCTGGTTTTGTCTGATGATTTTACTGTGTTTTCCAAGGTTAGCTTCGTGGATGAAAATTGTCAAAGTTTTCAGATTCATAACGGAGAGGCAAAGCCTAAACAATCATTGGATGAAAAGTATATgtctttctttaataatattgaaaaatgtgtttactCCAATTTGTCCTCTATTGACGAAAACGACTGTGTCTTTGCTGCGAATATGCTTAATGGCTTTGCATCAGTGCTCCAGCATTCAAACAAGACCAATCAAGTTGGTATGCGAATCTTGAACCAGTGGTTTCTCcactttcaaaaattttcgcaAGCAGATGGTGTAAAAGCAAGTTTAATTGACGGTGACTTTGATGATTCCTTGTGGAATTCCCAGATTATGATGTCTGTTGAAGAATTAATAAT TTCATCTATGGCTGATCATAACACGACATTATTGGGTCGTATTGTACCACTGTTGGCTTCCATGATGAAATATTGCCACACCACATTACGCAATGAAGACAGAATGTTTGTATGGTGTCTAAAGCAATTGTGTAAACTCATGACCCGTTCATCAATATATGTTAGCTCCAATGCATATATTGAAATCAAGGAAGCTTCTAAAATTACTCAGCAGAATAATATCCTTTTACATCAAAg AAAAATGCTTTGTGCTACCATAATTGAGTCTCTGCTTGCTGAAGATACTCCAACTAGGCCTTTGTTGGACATCCTGGTTGATACTGCTCAGCTCTTTAATTTGTTCCTGGAGGATTTTCTTTCCAACAACTTGCAATACTTGCTCCCGCCTGCTGTGGTGAGCTTACCTTCATCCTCTGGTGACAAACAGGAAGAATTGCTAACAATG TTTTGTCAAGTTACAAACAAAAGCCGCGCAGACATTACTATGCAGCACTTCAAGCACATCTTCTGTCATGCTGTGGTAACAGATTCAGATCtgacaaatcttttcaaatttctggAGAACCAAACTAGGATAAAGAAAGAATCTCTTATCTT GTTAAACTATGGAAGTTTGATTCAACACCTGGTTGCCCATATTAGTGTGAACCATGATCGTGTCTGTCAGGCTTTGCAGATCATTCATGAAATTAAGGAAAATGAAATATGTTCACTGTCAATGTCACAATTGATCAAACCTCACTTTTTAAGTGTTCTAACCTTTTTCAATGGACAGCTACGACTACCAAGTGTTACATTTGATGACAAGAAACAG ATCTATGAGAGCCTAATCTGTCTTTTGTGGTTGATGGATAAATCAGATGTCACTGCAGTTTCTGTTAAAATCATCAACACTTTGTGTCTTGCACAACAAGTGTTTGCGAACAG TACTTGTGGTCGTATCTGTTGTAAAGGGTGGGATACGCTCATAAAGTGTGTTGAAGTTTCATCTCTTGGAAGCATACTAAGCCAAGTTGCCGTCAATCTTATCCCGTTTTTGGAACAATATCCTTCTGAT GTTGCTAGGTCGCTTGAATATTTGGTAATTGAAAACATCGGCAGTACGAGAGCGAATCTCAGTGAGTTGTACTTCCTCCCAGAACACGATGCATTGAATCAAGTGAAACTGTGCGTTGAGCGGGAGCTGAAGcaaaagaaacaacaaaataattttgtttcctGTCTTGAGCAG GCAACGAAACAGGTGGCTCATGACAGTGTTGAAGTTCGGGTTTATGCTCTTGCCAGGCTCCGTACCATTTTACAATCCAACCAGACACCTCTTCAGCGCCACTGCCTGGCTGGTGGTGGCTCTAGTGAGTTGATAAAGTGCCTTGCATCAACACTGTTAACTTGCTGTCGAGACTCAAACTCTGAAGTTCGATTGCTCTCTGTGAAGTGTTTGGGACAGATCGGTGCTATCAGTCCTgacaa GCTTTGTTTATCGTTCAATTCAAACTTGGCAAAACAAACCCGACAGGTTATGTTTGATGATCAAGATTTCGCGTTTGACTTGCTCAATTGTCTCGTCCAGTCTTTTCTCGTTGCAAAACCTGTCCACCAGGATATATCAGCATTTGCTGTGCAGGAATTATTGAAGATCTACAGCTGCAGGGATGGCTCAAAGGATAATGCAG GCCGCAGATTATGGAGGAGATTTTCAGAGCAAACGCAAGCTGTTCTGGAGCCACATTTAACATCACG ataCATGCTCAAGAAGCCAGAGATGAACTTATCCACATTAAAGAGGCCGATATTACACAAAAAGCAAAGCATGACTTTTCGTGAATGGATCGGAACATTTTGTGCAGTTTTAATGCAAATGGTG GCATCATCGTGTGTACAAGAAGGGTCAAAAGTTCGAGGTGTCTTTGAAGCATGTGGAGCAGTGGTCAGGAATGATGTCAACGTTGCATTGTTCCTTTTACCTCATACAGTAgttgaagttttaaaatgtgGAGAGGAGTATACGGATTTTATTGTGGAAGAG GTTATGGCTGTCTTGGAGAGCACAGAAACTTTGAAGGAGAATAAAAATGACCCAAAGCCCACCAGTGATGTCGGTTCACTTCCAAATGATACAAATACAGCTCACGAAGATAGTAAA CTTTTGATTGGCCAAAGCTCACACCTGGCTCAGTTGAGTGCCCAAGCAGTTTTCTCGGTGATGGACCACGTAACAATCTGGCAGCGGCAACCGGTGCCTACAACTGGTGGAAGTTTGGCACGTTCCAAATTAGTAAA AGAGAAGGATCTTGCAGCTGCTTTCCTGTCACGAATTCCTCAAAGGACACTTGCATTAGCATCCCTTAGATGCCGTGCTCACACACGAGCTCTGCTGCATTACGAAAATTATCTTCG CCAGTCTTGTGGCGGAAATTGTGATGCAGCGTCGGCGGTGTTCTTGCAAAGAATCTTTGTAGAAATGGATGAAACCGATGGAGTTTTGGGCGTCGTTAATGTTCGAGGGGTTGAACCTACACCTGAAACACAGCTTAAGCTTTTAGAGAGCACTGGAGCATTGCAG GATGCTGCTGCCTGCTACGAGCGAATAATACGAAAGAATCCTGATGacttgttacatcataaaggCTTTGCGAAATGCCTCATTGATCTTGGTCAACTTTCGACTGTGGTAAATGTGATTGATGGCACCACCGCACAACATCCGAATTGGGAG CATGAATTAAGTTCTTATCAAATGGAAGCTTGCTGGAGGCTTGGTAAGTGGGAGGTTTTGGAGAAGAAGATAAAAAACATGGAAACAGCGACAAAGAACTGGAATAGCAGCATTGGGGAAGCAATTCTTGCAATTCGATCCTCTGAGTGGCAGAAATTTGACAATATGCTTGAT GAATTGTACCAGAGCCAAGTTGGACCGCTTTCAGCTGCCAGTATGGAAAGTGCATCTTATCAAAGAGG ATATGAACACATTCTACGGCTGCATATGATATCTGACCTTGAGAGGTTTGGAGACGGAATGCGAGACCAGTCAGAGCATCACTcagttgatgacgtcatgtcaCTATGGCAACTGAGGCTGCAGGTTGTTCAGTCCACGTTTCGCGCACGAGAGCCAATGATGTCATTATGCAGAGTTCTGCTTCCCCTGTtaagtcaaaattt ATCAAACGAATATGGCCGTCATGTTGGGAAGTTGTGGCTACAAAGCTCAAAATTAGCCCGAAAATGCGGCCATGTCCAGACAGCTTATGGAGCTTTGCTCTCGGCACAACCTTATTCTTTACCAGGATATTGCATTGAGCATGCAAAATGGTTATGGAAAAAG GGTGAGAGCCACCATGCCTTGCGTACCTTGCAACGAGGTTTCACAGAGTATTTTTCAAGCAGTTCCTCCATGTCTGACCGGGAGGAAAAGAAGACTCGTGCCAAAGTGATGCTTCTAGTTGCAAAATTAATGGAAGAATCATCTAGTTTCGACTCAAACACTGTGCTTAGACAATACAAAGAT GTTGTGGCTTACATGGGTGAATGGGAAGATGCCCACTTTTACTGTGGTCAGTACTACGACAAGCTGATGACCATTCTTATGGGTGAAAAAGGTGGAGTGTCGCCAAAAGCTCA TCACCTTTACTATATCATGCACCATTACGGAAGATCACTTTGCTACGGGACCTCTCACATTTACGAATCCTTGACGAAGTTACTCACCTTATGGCTTGACTACGGTGAAACTGCTGCGAGGCTTGAGAAGGCGGGTCGGCCGCTG AGTCTAGAAGACGTCCAACGGTTGGTAGACGTCATGAAAGACATCAGGTCCCGACTTCCCGCGTACATTTTCTACGCAGCTTTCTCACAACTTACGTCCAGGATATGTCACCAGCATGA ACCAACTTACAATCAGTTGAAGGAGATTTTGGTTCAAGTGATACAGGCCTTTCCACAGCGAGCCTTGTGGTCAATGATGGCCATTTCAAAGTCGTCGTTTAAGCAACGAGCTGCGAGATGTCAGGAGATTTTCCAACGTGTCAGCTTCATTGATGCGACTTTAACGAAACTGTTGTCTGATATGAACAA GTTGACAAACAATCTTCTTGAGCTTTGTAACAAGCCCGTGAACAATATACAACCACTAAGTATTAACACTCATTTCAAATCGCTCAAGAAACTAGTCAGTGATTCCGCGTTTAGCGAG ATAATTCTTCCGCTGCAAAAATTCATGACGGTCACTTTACCTCAGTCAAAGTCGAACGCCATGTTGGGATCGCAGAACAGTCACAACCCGTTTCCTGAATCTACAACCCACATAGTTGGTTTCGACGACGCT gtGGAAATCTTGTCTTCTCTTCAACGACCGAAGAAAGTTTCCGTTCGAGCAAGCGATGGTTCTTCTTGCATCTTTCTGTGCAAGCCGAAGGACGATCTACGAAAGGACGCGAGGTTGACCGAATTCGCTGCGATAGTTAACAAGTGTTTAATGCGGGATACTGAATCTGGAAAAAGAAACTTGTTAATAAGGACATAC GCGGTCGTTCCCCTAAACGAAGAATGTGGCCTGATTGAATGGGTCAACAATATGCAGGGATTGAGGCATATTCTACTTGCCATCTACAAAACAAAGGGCACTTATACGAGCGGCAAGCAGTTGAAAGCTATGCAACTTCCAGTTTCTGAGACCCTGAA GAAAAAGTTGGATGTGTTTCGCAACAAACTACTGCCGCGTCATCCTGCGGTTTTCCACGAATGGTTTCTCTCCACATTCACCGACCCTTCTTCTTGGTACAACGCACGACTCGCATACGCTAGATCACTTGCCGTCATGTCCATG GTTGGTTATATGCTGGGTTTGGGCGACAGGCACGGTGAAAATATTCTGTTTGACTCAAACAGTGGGGAAGCGATGCACGTCGATTTCAACTGTCTTTTTAACAAG GGTCTCACTTTAGAAGTCCCAGAAATCGTCCCATTTCGTTTAACTCACAACCTGGTTGATGCCATGGGTCCAACGAAATATGAAGGATTTTTTCGAAGGGCTTGTGAGGTGACAATGAATGTGCTTAGAGAGCAGCGGGAGCCACTAATGAG TGTCTTGAAGACCTTTATCTATGATCCATTGGTTGAATGGAGTAAAAGAACCCGCGGTGCATCTGGTTCTGGTTCCAAAGAAATCCTGACGGAAAAAGCTCTGAACTGCGTCAATAATATCGATAAAAGACTGCGTGGAATCGTGGCTAAAAACAAGGGCTTGCCGCTCTCCATTGAGGGACACGTGCATTATCTTATTCAG GAAGCTACAAATGAAGAGCATCTGTGCCAAATGTATATTGGATGGGCGCCGTTTATGTA